The stretch of DNA AATGGAGAGTCGCGAGTTTAAAGCCAGAGGGTGATTCGGTTTTATGAAAGGACGAGGAGCGCGAGTCATTTACAAAATGACGGTGACAATTCGACGCCAGTGGAGGGAAACCGTCTAGCGTTTAACTTACGTGTAAATAAGAAGGGAGAAAAACCAGGGCGTTTCCTGTTGATTTATTAACCATTATGGCTACGCTTCGCTACCCCAAGTGATAGCGGCGAGAATAACAGCAGCgggcataaaattaaattagagtTCACGATGTGGGGCAACCAGAGGGCAAAGGAATCGACCGAGACAACAGTTTCGAAATCAGTCCCGCGAGGGGGGAACGGTCACTCGATGATAGAAGGAGAAAAGTCGAGAGAATGGGAAGTGTCTGATGGCGAAAGATTCAAACGCGTCCCAGACGATTTTTCATCCCGACAAGGAGGATTTCTCTCGGTCCCTGCTTCTATTAATTCAAGCCGTGCTTTTTGTTCTTGGCACGGTTCGTAATTTCATCGGGACGGTATTCATTCTTTGGAAAACACGGAAACGTACATATGTTTATCTGGTGGCAGTGAGAGAAATAGGGCGGACGGGAAGAAAGATGGACGACGGTATTTATTACTGGGCGAACGTGACTCTGCGAGAAGAAGCGTAAACATGAAAAGATGCGAGGGCGCAACAGAAGAAGCATCGATATAAGCCACGAAAGGATGCAACAACCTTCAAGACCAGTAAAGTGAGGCAGAACGCGAAATTGGAATGAAGAATCAAATCTGGATTAATTCTATTTAATAAACCAGTTTTCTCGTAAGTTCAAGTACTAATTTCTATCTTGCACGTTCTTATCTACCGAAGCCCACCCTAAACTGAAGAAATGAATGATTAAAATCACCTCGTTCTGAACGCTTCAAGTATGCAATTATGGGAAAAACCGATGGATAGGTGTCTTGATAGAGGGTCGCGGCTAGAGGAGCGAAAGCAAAGAGCAGGGTGATATCTGGGATAGGAAGAGAGGACGCGCAAGGCACAGGGTGTGCAGTACGGGGGTGCCACTGGTGAGGGTAGAGAGAAGCGAGAGAGGGTAGATGGGACAGTCAGAGagatggagagagagagaggggaacGAGAAATCGAGAGTAAAGAGAGAGAAAACGATCGAGAATTCTCCGGCTGGAGCGGTGGGTAGCGCGTGCGCGGATCAGTAGCAACGCACTGGCACGTAATGCCATCGTCGAGCCAGTCTGACGCCAGGCGCCGCGACGCTATGACGTCACTGGTTCGCGTTTTGTCAGGGATCGTTTCTCGACAACGGTGAGGATTCATGAATGAAAAGCCGCTGCTTGGAAGCCTGGCTCGCGTCTCGCGAACGTGCACGAGCCTCTGCTGAACCACGAGGAAAAATCCGCCTGCTCGAACCTCTGACTGCCTACGATCAACCGAGGGACGATCGATCCCTCGCGATTCGCTGCACGAGGCTAGACATCCTAATGGAACGGACCCATCGGTGCACCGACCGAAATCTCTGCAACGCCTCCATCGGCCTGCGGCCAAACCGCGACCGCAGGCCCCTTCTTTCGCCTCTGACGAACCCTTCTTCGACCCCTGCCCTCTGTTTTTTTCCTCCCTCTCGTGCTTACTGCGAAAATCGTCCGCCTACCGCAGCTAACTTCCCGCAGGATGACTCGAACCAGACAAGATACCGATTCCCTGGACTCGTGTTACGCGCTACGCAAGTGGTTCGCGACCGTACGTCGACAGACGTCGAAGGACAGACGAGCCATGCACAGACGCGTGTGTAATCGTTCAAAATTCCATTCGTTTGGCGCGTCGCGACGCGTCGTCGAGCCCCTGCTTCCGTCGACGTACGCACGACCCTCGAGAGCTCGAAATTATTGCAGGATCTCCGAGTGTGCGCGATAAAATTCAATTTCGCTACCTCGAGCGCAAGTAATGCCCACACATAACGCGACATTTCGCGCGATAAATAATACCCTCGGCGAACTGTCCGCCTGAATTCCACGCGTTCCAGCGGAAACGGTATCTTTAATGCAACTATGCGCAGCAGGGGTTCCGTTCCAA from Calliopsis andreniformis isolate RMS-2024a chromosome 2, iyCalAndr_principal, whole genome shotgun sequence encodes:
- the LOC143188374 gene encoding uncharacterized protein LOC143188374, whose protein sequence is MGQSERWREREGNEKSRVKREKTIENSPAGAAPRRYDVTGSRFVRDRFSTTTRIEGGLIREISRRSDTRRKNSHRRRSQSEELFAEQISQTTKEIFRGFVEE